The Sylvia atricapilla isolate bSylAtr1 chromosome 13, bSylAtr1.pri, whole genome shotgun sequence genome includes a region encoding these proteins:
- the RPL4 gene encoding large ribosomal subunit protein uL4, with product MACARPLISVYSEKGEASGKNVTLPAVFKAPIRPDVVNFVHTNLRKNNRQPYAVSELAGHQTSAESWGTGRAVARIPRVRGGGTHRSGQGAFGNMCRGGRMFAPTKTWRRWHRRVNIMQKRYAICSALAASALPALVMSKGHRIEEIPELPLVVEDKVEGYKKTKEAVLLLKKLKAWNDIKKVYASQRMRAGKGKMRNRRRIQRRGPCIIYNEDNGIIRAFRNIPGITLLNVNKLNLLRLAPGGHVGRFCIWTESAFRKLDDLYGTWRKAATLKSDYNLPMHKMTNTDIGRIMRSQEIQKALRAPKKKIQRRVLKKNPLKNLRIMIKLNPYAKTMRRNTILRHAQNHKLKEEKKAKARAKLAAAKAQAEPAAPTAEPAAKKAKTAKTPKAAKPAAKGKAEA from the exons ATG gctTGCGCTCGGCCGCTGATCTCCGTGTACTCCGAGAAGGGCGAGGCCTCGGGCAAGAACGTGACGCTGCCCGCCGTCTTCAAGGCGCCCATCCGGCCCGACGTGGTCAACTTCGTGCACACCAACCTGCGCAAGAACAACCGGCAGCCCTACGCCGTCAGCGAGCTCGCAG GTCACCAGACCAGTGCTGAATCATGGGGTACTGGGAGAGCTGTCGCTCGAATCCCTCGGGTCCGGGGTGGTGGCACTCACCGCTCTGGCCAGGGTGCCTTTGGCAAT ATGTGTCGTGGCGGCCGCATGTTCGCCCCGACCAAGACCTGGCGGCGCTGGCACCGCAGAGTGAACATCATGCAGAAGCGTTATGccatctgctctgctctggctgcctctgccctcccagCTCTGGTCATGTCTAAAG GTCACCGCATTGAGGAGATTCCAGAACTTCCTCTGGTTGTTGAGGACAAGGTTGAGGGCTACAAGAAAACCAAGGAAGCTGTTCTCCTCCTGAAGAAGCTTAAAGCTTGGAATGACATCAAAAAG gttTACGCCTCCCAGCGCATGCGGGCCGGGAAAGGCAAGATGAGGAATCGCCGCCGCATCCAGCGCAGGGGACCCTGCATCATCTACAACGAGGACAACGGCATCATCAGAGCCTTCAGGAATATCCCAG ggatCACTCTGCTGAACGTGAACAAGCTGAACCTGCTGCGCCTGGCTCCTGGGGGCCACGTGGGGCGTTTCTGCATCTGGACTGAGAGCGCCTTCCGCAAGCTGGACGATCTCTACGGCACCTGGCGCAAGGCTGCCACGCTCAAGAGCGACTACAA CCTGCCAATGCACAAGATGACCAATACAGATATTGGAAGAATCATGAGAAGCCAGGAAATCCAGAAGGCCCTGCGTGCTCCAAA GAAGAAGATTCAGCGCAGGGTCCTGAAGAAGAACCCACTGAAGAACCTGAGAATCATGATCAAGTTGAACCCATACGCCAAAACCATGCGGCGCAACACCATCCTGCGGCACGCCCAGAAC CACAAACtcaaggaagagaagaaagccaAGGCCCGGGCCAAGCTGGCAGCTGCCAAGGCCCAGGCTGAGCCTGCTGCACCCACGGCAGAGCCTGCTGCCAAGAAGGCCAAGACAGCCAAGACCCCCAAGGCAGCCAAGCCCGCTGCAAAGGGCAAGGCTGAGGCGTAA
- the SNAPC5 gene encoding snRNA-activating protein complex subunit 5: MLSRLQELRREEETLLRVKAALHDQLRRLRVEELALQSMIQAGEENVPVPLAALAEDTQQALGQMDNEAAINQTQLHLSLQDDKEEEEEEESDS; the protein is encoded by the exons ATGCTGAGCCGGCTGCAGGAGCTGCGCCGGGAGGAGGAGACGCTGCTGCGGGTCAAGGCGGCGCTGCACGATCAGCTCCGGCGCCTGCGG GTGGAGGAGCTGGCGCTGCAGTCCATGATCCAGGCCGGCGAGGAGAACGTCCCAGTGCCGCTGGCAGCCCTGGCCGAGGACACGCAGCAG GCTCTTGGGCAGATGGACAATGAGGCTGCCATCAATCAAACCCAGTTACACCTCAGTCTTCAGGATGataaagaggaggaagaggaggaagaatcTGAttcttga